The stretch of DNA GCTGGTTCCTCGGGCTTGGCGTCGCGATGATCGTCGCGGGCTTGGTCGCCCTGGGCTGGTCGTGCATCACCGAGGTGACGTTCTCGATCACTTGGCTGTTTGGCTTCTTGATGCTGGCCTCCGGCATCGGCGAGATCATCGGCTCGTTCTGGGTCGGTCGGTGGAGCGGCATGTTGGTCCATCTCCTGATCGGCGTCCTCTACGCGCTGGTCGGTATGATGATCATCGACCAACCCGAGAGCGCCGCGATTCAGCTCACGCTGATCATCGCCATCTTCTTGATGATCTCGGGCGCCTTCCGTGTGGTGTTCGCGGTTAGTGAGCAATTCCCCGGTCGGGGATGGGTTCTGGTGAACGGCGCAATCACCTTCATGCTGGGCCTGTTTATCTACAAACAGTGGCCGGCTTCGGGCCTGTGGGTCATAGGGCTGTTCATCGGCATCGACCTCGTCTTCAACGGCTGGGCCTGGGTGATGCTGGCGATTGGTCTCCGTCGCAGCGGCGCAGCGCGTGTCTCCCACACCGCGGTAGAGAGTTGACTTCGCCCCCGAGATCGACGCTGAGTAGGCAGTGCTGACGCTGAACGCATTAGCGGCGTTGCTTGCAGCGATACCAGGAGCGAAACCTCTTGCGCTGAAACGCCCCTCCATCCGCTATATCTTCTCACGCCGATCTGCCGGCGGCGCCGATGGCTGAGACGACGGTCTAGCCTAGTGGGCGCGGGGCTGCCTATCAGGGGGTGGGCGATGGTGCGAGCAGCAATCACGGCGCTGATGCTCTTCAGCACGACCATGGCTGCGCGCCCAACCGATGCGCAGTCGC from Botrimarina mediterranea encodes:
- a CDS encoding HdeD family acid-resistance protein; the protein is MDAARHSALKDVLASELAALRSYWGWFLGLGVAMIVAGLVALGWSCITEVTFSITWLFGFLMLASGIGEIIGSFWVGRWSGMLVHLLIGVLYALVGMMIIDQPESAAIQLTLIIAIFLMISGAFRVVFAVSEQFPGRGWVLVNGAITFMLGLFIYKQWPASGLWVIGLFIGIDLVFNGWAWVMLAIGLRRSGAARVSHTAVES